In Rhinoraja longicauda isolate Sanriku21f chromosome 13, sRhiLon1.1, whole genome shotgun sequence, one genomic interval encodes:
- the LOC144599083 gene encoding G-protein coupled receptor 55-like — MPHLNDTMEREFVKTFQYVVHIPTFILGLAINSAALSMICLKLKNWTESAIYMTNLILSDLLLLCSLPFKMHAYQKGEDWYFGPRFCDFVESLYFVNTYGTILLIMLISLDRYIAIRHPILARTLRSPKKAAVACAIVWLCVWSASIPNYSQTNTQRCFTNFTTFWDRGIIPLSMLAVFLIAAFAVVFCSIWIIRTLQRVVEEREISMSTSIKIICCNLVTFLLCFTPYHVAMLLYLLVRNSYIPDDYWAPLRVFLQTSQCLATTNCCLDAMYYYLIIKEFWKSNITNG; from the coding sequence ATGCCTCATTTGAATGACACGATGGAACGTGAATTTGTGAAGACATTCCAGTATGTGGTCCATATCCCGACATTCATCCTGGGGCTGGCCATCAATTCCGCGGCGCTTTCGATGATCTGCTTGAAACTGAAGAATTGGACAGAGTCTGCGATCTACATGACAAACCTGATATTGTCCGACCTGCTTCTGCTTTGCTCGCTGCCTTTCAAAATGCACGCCTACCAGAAAGGAGAAGATTGGTATTTCGGTCCCCGCTTCTGTGACTTTGTGGAGTCCCTGTACTTTGTCAACACCTACGGGACCATCCTGTTAATCATGCTGATCTCTCTGGATCGCTACATCGCTATCAGGCATCCCATTCTGGCAAGAACCCTCCGATCTCCGAAGAAAGCCGCCGTCGCCTGCGCCATTGTGTGGCTCTGTGTCTGGTCTGCAAGTATTCCAAACTACTCCCAGACAAATACTCAGAGGTGCTTTACGAATTTTACTACATTTTGGGACCGCGGTATAATTCCCCTGAGCATGCTTGCTGTATTTTTGATTGCTGCCTTTGCTGTAGTTTTCTGCAGTATTTGGATAATAAGAACATTGCAAAGAGTGGTGGAAGAGAGAGAAATAAGCATGAGCACATCAATAAAAATAATCTGTTGTAATCTGGTAACTTTTCTTCTCTGCTTTACGCCATATCACGTTGCCATGTTACTGTACCTTTTGGTCAGGAATAGTTACATACCAGACGATTACTGGGCACCACTGCGGGTGTTTCTCCAGACCTCCCAGTGTCTAGCAACGACCAACTGTTGTCTGGATGCGATGTATTACTATTTGATCATTAAGGAGTTTTGGAAATCAAACATTACAAACGGTTGA